A DNA window from Flavisolibacter ginsenosidimutans contains the following coding sequences:
- a CDS encoding YncE family protein — protein sequence MKRYQAHYRLFLVLIAFCACRSSRVYQSSVSDANDYHSSYDDTTLTVDNASVLMPYNRFIDPAGTVIRFGKTSLENHSLDCVLTPDEKTLIVEDRYGLAFIEVRSNQLLYHLDYTDNASYKSLMSTYSGLKVWQSEDGPHIFWGAANPSNKTSFVMDAVWDGKKATIKEAIPFKALAPAPMSLPNDIAIRKEGNETFLFVVLNGNSQLAKLNLKDKKTVWTTASGMAPFGLALTQTKAYVSNWAGAVPVDASKETAGIPYAKVYVDPRTGATSSGTVSVIDLATGKVETEIEVGLHPNSIIASKDGRYVYVANGNSDNISIINTAANKVVNTVSVKLNEASPFIGDSPNALALSPNESILYVSNGMNNAVAVMKLSEGGSKALIEGFIPTEAYPAGLVATDKTLFVANLEGEGARASTTKTYGSHQQEATISIIPVPDKNALKSYSTRVEKSNLLFRTKLSQLTPRKNTGPKPVPERIGEPSVFKHVLYVIKENKTYDQVMGDVAAGNGIKSLCIYGDSITPNQHRLVKDFLLLDNYYVAGKSSAEGHSWTDAAIVTDYVEKNVRAWFRSYPHVLADALVYNKAGFIWNNALDHGKTVRIYGEACTPTWKAGLGWKEFYDLYKEGKPISFTNHSTISRVEPVLSPAYPCFEGQNFNDQIRADAFIKELHDFEKMPGDQLPQLMVMALPADHTAGMREGFPTPRAMVADNDLALGRILEALTKSRFWDSTVVFVTEDDSQSGWDHVSAYRTTAFIISPYSRLQKTVHTNYNQTSMVRTIEQILGLPPMNVVDATALPMFDCFTGTFNKTPYAFIKNNIPLNEMNKPASTLKGKAKRYTELSGSAELAKIDSGNDDLLNRILWFDAMGNKPYPKKMTLSKNRREPDND from the coding sequence ATGAAAAGATACCAGGCTCATTACCGGCTTTTCCTTGTACTGATTGCTTTTTGCGCTTGCCGGTCATCCCGCGTTTATCAAAGCTCCGTTTCGGATGCAAACGACTATCACAGTTCGTACGACGACACGACGCTGACGGTAGACAACGCATCGGTGCTGATGCCTTATAACCGTTTCATTGATCCGGCGGGCACTGTTATTCGCTTTGGCAAAACATCGTTGGAAAACCACAGCCTTGATTGCGTATTGACGCCGGACGAAAAAACCTTAATTGTAGAAGACCGCTACGGCCTTGCGTTTATAGAGGTTCGCTCGAACCAACTCCTCTACCACCTTGATTATACCGACAATGCTTCTTACAAAAGTTTGATGAGTACTTACTCCGGTCTGAAGGTTTGGCAAAGCGAAGACGGACCGCATATTTTTTGGGGCGCCGCCAATCCTTCCAACAAAACATCCTTCGTGATGGATGCGGTTTGGGACGGAAAGAAGGCCACAATAAAAGAAGCCATTCCGTTCAAAGCCCTTGCCCCCGCGCCCATGTCTTTACCCAATGATATCGCGATTCGTAAAGAAGGCAATGAAACGTTTTTATTCGTGGTGCTCAACGGCAACAGCCAATTGGCCAAGCTTAATTTGAAAGACAAAAAAACAGTGTGGACGACAGCCTCCGGCATGGCGCCTTTTGGCCTTGCGCTAACCCAAACCAAAGCTTACGTAAGCAATTGGGCCGGCGCTGTTCCGGTTGATGCATCAAAGGAAACCGCCGGCATCCCTTACGCAAAAGTTTACGTGGACCCAAGGACAGGCGCTACATCATCGGGTACGGTTTCGGTAATTGACTTGGCAACGGGCAAAGTAGAAACAGAGATTGAAGTGGGGCTTCATCCCAACAGCATCATCGCGAGCAAGGACGGCCGTTATGTTTATGTGGCCAACGGAAACAGCGACAACATTTCCATTATCAACACAGCCGCCAACAAAGTTGTCAATACGGTTTCGGTGAAGTTGAACGAAGCCTCGCCATTTATTGGCGATTCGCCAAACGCGTTGGCGCTTTCGCCCAATGAAAGCATACTCTATGTATCAAATGGAATGAACAATGCCGTAGCGGTAATGAAACTTTCGGAGGGCGGAAGCAAAGCATTGATTGAAGGCTTTATTCCCACTGAAGCTTACCCGGCAGGCCTGGTGGCAACAGACAAAACTCTTTTCGTCGCCAACCTTGAAGGCGAAGGCGCAAGAGCCAGTACAACCAAAACTTACGGTTCACACCAGCAGGAAGCAACGATTTCTATCATACCCGTTCCCGATAAAAACGCATTGAAATCTTACTCGACAAGAGTTGAAAAAAGCAACCTGCTTTTTCGCACGAAGCTTTCGCAGTTAACGCCGCGAAAAAACACTGGACCCAAACCTGTGCCCGAGCGAATTGGCGAACCTTCTGTGTTCAAGCACGTGCTGTACGTCATCAAGGAAAACAAAACCTACGACCAGGTAATGGGCGATGTAGCCGCAGGTAACGGAATAAAGTCGCTTTGCATTTATGGCGACAGCATTACGCCGAACCAACACCGTTTAGTTAAAGATTTTTTGCTGCTGGACAATTATTACGTTGCCGGCAAATCATCGGCCGAAGGCCACTCCTGGACCGACGCCGCCATCGTTACCGATTACGTGGAGAAGAATGTTCGCGCCTGGTTTCGCAGCTATCCGCACGTGCTGGCCGATGCGCTGGTGTACAACAAAGCCGGTTTTATATGGAACAACGCACTGGATCACGGAAAAACCGTGCGCATTTACGGCGAGGCTTGCACACCCACTTGGAAGGCAGGCTTAGGGTGGAAAGAATTTTACGATTTGTACAAAGAAGGCAAGCCCATCTCGTTTACGAATCATTCGACCATTTCAAGAGTTGAGCCGGTTCTCTCCCCTGCTTATCCCTGCTTCGAAGGACAAAATTTTAATGATCAAATAAGAGCCGATGCCTTTATAAAAGAATTGCACGATTTCGAAAAGATGCCGGGAGATCAATTGCCGCAATTGATGGTGATGGCTTTACCGGCCGATCATACAGCAGGAATGCGCGAAGGATTTCCTACGCCAAGGGCGATGGTGGCCGATAATGATCTCGCACTCGGACGGATTTTAGAGGCGTTAACCAAAAGCCGCTTCTGGGATTCAACGGTGGTGTTTGTAACCGAGGATGATTCGCAATCAGGTTGGGATCACGTGTCCGCCTACCGCACCACGGCTTTCATCATCAGTCCTTATTCACGCTTACAAAAAACAGTTCATACCAATTACAACCAAACCTCCATGGTGCGCACCATCGAACAAATTCTTGGCTTGCCGCCAATGAACGTTGTGGACGCGACCGCGCTGCCTATGTTCGATTGCTTTACAGGAACCTTTAACAAAACGCCGTACGCATTTATAAAGAACAATATTCCGCTCAACGAAATGAACAAACCCGCAAGCACCTTGAAGGGCAAAGCCAAACGCTATACAGAGCTGTCCGGCTCAGCGGAACTGGCGAAGATTGACAGCGGCAACGACGATTTGCTGAACCGTATTTTATGGTTTGACGCAATGGGCAACAAACCCTATCCCAAGAAGATGACTTTGTCCAAAAATCGGCGCGAACCAGACAATGATTAA
- a CDS encoding DeoR/GlpR family DNA-binding transcription regulator: MTITERHQAILKQLQETGRVDIQKLSENLQVTGVTIRKDLKLLEERNLLFRTKGGGSLQNPYASERPINEKEFINVDQKRKIAKAALPLTTQTDSIIIGSGTTVYELSRCLSPTKHLIVITPALKVALELHNRPNVEVLQLGGLIHQSSASAAGTFAELILDHISCDVLFLGADGIDPDFGISITNLNEASLNQKMINVARKVVIMADGSKFGRRGLGRVCNLDTVQSIITDSGAPAESVKALEERGINVVIAD; the protein is encoded by the coding sequence ATGACCATCACAGAACGACATCAGGCCATTTTAAAACAGTTGCAGGAAACAGGCCGTGTGGACATTCAGAAATTGAGCGAGAATTTGCAGGTAACCGGCGTCACCATTCGTAAAGATTTAAAGTTGCTGGAAGAACGCAACCTTCTTTTTCGTACCAAAGGAGGCGGTTCACTGCAAAACCCTTATGCCAGCGAACGGCCCATTAACGAAAAAGAATTTATCAACGTGGATCAAAAGCGAAAGATTGCAAAAGCCGCTCTTCCGCTTACCACGCAAACCGATTCCATCATCATCGGTTCGGGCACGACGGTTTACGAACTGTCGCGTTGTCTTTCGCCAACCAAGCACCTGATTGTGATTACACCGGCTTTGAAAGTGGCCCTTGAGCTGCACAATCGTCCAAATGTAGAGGTGTTGCAATTGGGCGGGCTGATCCACCAAAGTTCTGCGTCCGCTGCAGGCACTTTTGCCGAATTGATATTGGATCACATTTCCTGCGACGTTTTGTTTTTGGGTGCCGACGGTATTGACCCGGATTTCGGCATCTCCATTACCAATTTAAACGAAGCCAGCCTGAACCAAAAAATGATAAACGTAGCCCGCAAAGTGGTCATTATGGCCGACGGCTCAAAATTCGGGAGAAGAGGCCTGGGCCGTGTCTGCAACCTGGACACTGTGCAAAGTATTATTACCGATAGCGGTGCTCCGGCCGAATCCGTTAAGGCGCTGGAAGAAAGAGGAATTAACGTGGTGATAGCGGATTGA
- a CDS encoding DeoR/GlpR family DNA-binding transcription regulator, whose amino-acid sequence MVNSTERHQFILNKVQKEGFIQVVDLCKELKVSSVTIRKDLKLLEDKNLLFRTHGGASVNNPYTVDKPVNEKEKLQAGEKTRIGAAAAQFIQPDDSVIIASGTTVLALAKAIKPTQRLSVVTSALNVAMELLQHEHVEVIQLGGIIRKTSSSITGTYAQNMLADFSCSKLFLGVDGIDLEFGLTTTSVVEAHLNRQMIKASQKVIVLSDSTKFGRRGFGRICGLEEANQIITDKGIPNHYVNQLEGMGIEVTIV is encoded by the coding sequence ATGGTTAACAGTACTGAGCGGCATCAATTCATTTTAAACAAGGTTCAAAAGGAAGGATTTATACAAGTAGTAGATTTATGTAAGGAGTTGAAAGTTTCTTCCGTAACCATTCGAAAGGATCTGAAACTCTTAGAGGACAAAAACCTGCTTTTTCGAACGCACGGCGGTGCCAGCGTAAACAATCCGTACACGGTTGACAAGCCCGTAAACGAAAAGGAGAAATTACAGGCCGGCGAAAAGACGCGAATCGGTGCGGCGGCGGCACAGTTCATTCAACCCGACGATTCGGTCATCATTGCCTCAGGCACCACGGTATTGGCTTTGGCAAAAGCCATAAAGCCTACACAGCGGCTCTCCGTTGTAACATCGGCGTTAAACGTGGCCATGGAACTTTTGCAGCACGAACACGTGGAAGTGATTCAACTGGGCGGCATCATCCGCAAAACTTCTTCTTCCATTACCGGCACTTATGCCCAAAACATGCTGGCTGATTTTTCGTGCAGCAAATTGTTTTTGGGCGTGGACGGCATTGACCTTGAATTTGGCCTGACCACCACCAGCGTGGTAGAAGCGCACTTAAACCGTCAAATGATTAAGGCATCACAAAAGGTAATTGTGCTTTCGGATTCGACCAAATTTGGACGGCGCGGCTTTGGCCGCATTTGCGGACTCGAAGAAGCCAACCAAATCATTACCGACAAAGGCATTCCCAACCATTACGTAAACCAATTAGAAGGCATGGGAATAGAAGTAACGATTGTGTGA
- a CDS encoding glycerol-3-phosphate dehydrogenase/oxidase → MAGAILNRNVFLKQLNEESYWDLIVVGGGATGLGIAVDSASRGYKTLLLEQADFAKGTSSRSTKLVHGGVRYLAQGNIRLVYDALRERGILQKNAAHLVKRQSFIIPCYSWLEKTKYLIGLKLYDWLAGRFSFGKSRFLNKKEILQKLPSLNAKNLVGGVEYYDGQFDDARLTINLAQTAAEQGAVLLNYFKVTGLLKENSRTSGVKALDAETKKEYTLQAKVVINATGVFVDDLLQMDKPGRRPLVRPSQGVHLVVDKSFLHSSSAMMIPKTADGRVLFAVPWHNHVLLGTTDTPLDKHSLEPEALQKEIRFILDTVKQYLSQPPEEGDVLSVFAGLRPLAAPQKATSSTKEISRDHKLLVSESGLITITGGKWTTYRKMAEETVDKAIEVGALHKVSCVTKNIRIHGCSDASTKNDLSVYGTDQNGIADLINQSPFLAKKLVEDLPYTEAEVIWAIRTEMARNVEDVLARRLRLLFLDAKAALAAAPRVGELLATELHYTESWRRAQVEEFTKLAHQYLLHSDRQVADEKPAEERLKKSA, encoded by the coding sequence ATGGCTGGCGCTATTTTGAACCGCAACGTTTTTTTAAAGCAACTGAACGAAGAGTCCTATTGGGATTTAATCGTTGTTGGTGGTGGCGCAACAGGTTTGGGCATTGCAGTGGACAGCGCCAGCCGAGGCTATAAAACCTTGCTTTTAGAACAGGCCGATTTTGCCAAGGGCACGTCAAGCCGCAGTACCAAACTGGTTCACGGCGGCGTTCGGTATTTGGCCCAAGGCAACATACGGCTTGTTTACGATGCGCTTCGCGAAAGGGGAATCTTACAAAAAAATGCGGCGCATCTTGTCAAGCGGCAATCCTTTATCATTCCCTGTTACAGTTGGCTGGAAAAAACCAAATATCTAATTGGCTTAAAGCTTTACGACTGGCTTGCCGGCCGTTTCAGTTTTGGCAAGTCAAGGTTCTTGAACAAGAAAGAAATCCTTCAAAAGCTTCCAAGCCTCAACGCGAAAAATCTTGTGGGTGGTGTTGAGTACTACGACGGGCAGTTTGACGATGCCCGGCTGACCATTAACCTTGCCCAAACCGCCGCTGAACAAGGTGCTGTTCTCTTAAACTATTTCAAGGTAACAGGCCTGCTAAAAGAGAACAGCAGAACAAGCGGTGTGAAAGCCTTGGACGCTGAAACAAAAAAAGAATACACGCTCCAAGCAAAAGTCGTCATTAACGCCACCGGTGTTTTTGTTGACGACTTGTTACAGATGGACAAGCCGGGCCGCCGGCCGCTGGTGCGTCCCAGCCAGGGCGTGCATCTCGTTGTTGACAAATCTTTTTTGCATAGCAGCAGTGCCATGATGATTCCAAAGACGGCAGACGGCCGTGTGCTGTTTGCCGTGCCGTGGCACAATCATGTGTTGCTTGGCACTACCGATACGCCACTCGACAAACATTCGCTTGAACCCGAAGCGCTGCAAAAAGAAATCCGTTTCATTCTCGACACGGTAAAACAGTATCTGTCCCAACCACCGGAAGAAGGTGACGTACTAAGCGTTTTTGCGGGGCTTCGTCCCCTGGCCGCGCCACAAAAAGCCACCTCGAGCACCAAGGAAATTTCAAGAGATCATAAACTGCTCGTCAGCGAATCGGGCTTAATCACCATCACCGGCGGCAAGTGGACGACCTACCGAAAAATGGCCGAAGAAACCGTTGACAAGGCCATCGAAGTTGGTGCTTTACACAAGGTATCTTGTGTTACGAAAAACATTCGCATACACGGTTGTTCTGATGCCTCTACCAAAAACGATTTGTCCGTTTACGGAACAGACCAAAACGGAATCGCAGATCTGATAAATCAATCGCCTTTTTTAGCAAAAAAGCTGGTTGAGGATCTTCCATATACCGAGGCCGAGGTCATTTGGGCAATTCGGACGGAGATGGCCCGCAACGTGGAAGACGTGCTGGCACGCAGGCTTCGGCTTTTGTTCCTGGATGCGAAAGCTGCTCTTGCCGCAGCGCCAAGAGTAGGTGAATTGCTGGCAACGGAACTCCATTATACAGAAAGTTGGAGAAGAGCCCAGGTGGAAGAATTCACAAAACTTGCCCATCAATACTTGTTGCATTCCGATAGGCAAGTAGCCGATGAAAAGCCCGCCGAAGAACGGCTGAAAAAATCGGCCTGA